From Rissa tridactyla isolate bRisTri1 chromosome 7, bRisTri1.patW.cur.20221130, whole genome shotgun sequence, a single genomic window includes:
- the CXCR4 gene encoding C-X-C chemokine receptor type 4: MAQSMDNSLDSLDLSSGLIIEFSDNGTDEIGSGDYGDYGEPCFQHENADFNRIFLPTIYSIIFLTGIIGNGLVIVVMGYQKKQRSMTDKYRLHLSVADLLFVITLPFWSVDAAISWYFGNVLCKAVHVIYTVNLYSSVLILAFISLDRYLAIVHATNSQRPRKLLAEKVVYVGVWLPAVLLTVPDIIFASTSEVEGKYLCDRMYPHENWLISFRFQHILVGLVLPGLIILTCYCIIISKLSHSKGHQKRKALKTTVILILAFFACWLPYYIGISIDTFILLGVIRHRCSLETIVHKWISITEALAFFHCCLNPILYAFLGAKFKTSAQNALTSVSRGSSLKILSKGKRGGHSSVSTESESSSFHSS; this comes from the exons ATGGCTCAGAGCATGGACAACAGCCTCGACAGCCTGGAT ctGTCCTCCGGGTTAATCATTGAATTTTCTGATAATGGCACGGATGAGATTGGTTCAGGTGACTATGGAGACTACGGAGAGCCATGCTTTCAGCATGAGAATGCCGATTTCAACCGGATCTTCTTGCCAACGATCTACTCCATCATCTTCCTAACAGGAATAATCGGCAATGGATTGGTTATTGTTGTTATGGGCTACcagaagaaacaaagaagcaTGACTGATAAATACAGGCTGCACCTCTCTGTGGCTGACCTCCTTTTCGTCATCACCTTGCCATTCTGGTCTGTGGATGCGGCCATAAGCTGGTACTTTGGGAACGTTCTGTGTAAGGCAGTTCATGTCATTTACACAGTCAACCTCTATAGCAGTGTCCTGATTTTGGCCTTCATAAGTTTAGATCGTTACCTGGCAATAGTCCATGCTACCAACAGCCAGCGACCACGAAAGCTGTTGGCTGAGAAGGTGGTGTATGTAGGCGTATGGCTACCAGCTGTGCTTTTGACGGTGCCTGATATCATTTTTGCCAGTACTAGTGAAGTAGAAGGAAAGTATCTATGTGATCGCATGTACCCCCATGAAAACTGGCTGATTTCTTTCAGATTTCAGCATATCTTGGTAGGACTTGTCTTGCCTGGTCTAATAATCCTGACGTGCTACTGTATTATAATATCTAAGCTGTCACATTCAAAAGGCCACCAGAAGCGCAAAGCCTTGAAGACAACAGTCATCCTCATCCTCGCCTTCTTTGCCTGCTGGCTTCCATATTACATCGGCATCAGTATCGACACATTCATCTTGCTCGGAGTCATCAGACATCGTTGCAGCTTGGAGACGATAGTGCATAAATGGATCTCCATTACCGAAGCCCTGGCATTCTTCCACTGTTGCCTGAATCCAATTCTGTATGCCTTCCTGGGTGCCAAATTCAAAACATCAGCACAAAACGCCTTGACATCAGTTAGCAGAGGATCAAGCCTCAAGATTCTTTCAAAAGGCAAACGTGGGGGACATTCTTCTGTTTCTACAGAGTCCGAGTCTTCAAGTTTCCATTCCAGCTAA